The window TGCCAGGGGTCTGGGGGTGCCCCCCAGATACAATCTTTCCCCCCTTCCGCAGAAGGCTCCTTCCTGGCTAGGAAGGGGGTCAGGGGGTTGGTCGAAAGAGTTTTTCAGCACCCTGCTAGGGTGAAGGTGAGGTGAGGTGAGGGTCAAGCTATCACGGGCAAGCCTACGAAGCGAATTCTGTGCTAAGGTCTCTGAACTCAGTGGGCAGGACCTTAACCTCTGCTACCAGTGCGGCAAGTGCTCCGCCGGTTGTCCCATGTCCTTTGCCATGGACCTGCTGCCGAACCAGGTAATGCGTCTGGTCCAGTTGGGCCTGGCTGAGGATATTGCCGGATGCAAGACAATCTGGCTATGCGCTTCCTGCCTGGCCTGCACAGTGCGCTGTCCCAGGGGAGTCGACATCGCCCGCGTGATGGAGGCCCTCAGGCTTCTATCGTTACGTAAAAATATCGACTTCGTTTCTCCCTCACAGATGGGTCAGGAGGCTATCGCCGAATTGCCCCAGATAGCCCTCGTCAGTGGTTTCAGGAAGTTTACCGGCTAGGATTAAGATGGAACTGAGTTATTACCCGGGGTGTACGCTCAAGACCAGGGCACGGAACTTCGAAGACTCAGCCATCGCTGCCATGTCGGTCCTGGGTGTCAATCTGGTAGAGCTACCCCGATGGAACTGCTGCGGTACTGTTTATTCCCTTGCGGATGACGACCTCGTGCACCACGTAGCGCCCGTTCGCAACCTGATACGTGTCCAGGAACAGGGGAGCAATCGAGTAGTTACCCTGTGCGCGTTCTGCTATAACACCCTGAAGCGGGCTGATATTCTAATGAAGAATAACCCGGAGAGTCGGGATACGCTCAACCGCTTTATGGACGAAGAGATTGATTACGACGGGCAGGTGGCGGTCGTCCACCTGCTGCAGGTATTAAGGGATGACCTGGGGTGGGAATTTATTGCCGGAAAGGTGAAAAGACCGATGGATGGCCTCAAAGTAGTCCCGTACTACGGTTGTACCCTGACACGCCCCGAGGGTGCCGCCATAGACCGCGTGGAGAGACCGGTGGTACTCCAGAACATGCTCAAGACCATTGGTGCCACGGTTATCGATTTCCCGCTGGCTACCGAATGTTGTGGTGCCTTCGAGATAGTAAATAACCCTGACTCTGTGAAGGAGCGTGCCCATACCATCCTGAATATGGCAACAGGGCTGGGAGCCGAGGCGATTGTCGTCAGTTGCCCACTGTGCAGTCACAACCTGGGGCAGGTACAGACTGGCATACCAATCATTTACTTCACCCAGTTACTGGCTCTTGCCCTGGGTGTGGAACCGGAACGCTGCGGGTTTGACCTGAACTTCGGAAATACCGAAGAGGTACTCTGCGAGAAAGGACTGCTTCCCGGCAGGACATAAAGTATGGAGAGGATAGGCATTTTTCTCTGCCACTGTAGCTTGAGCCCTCTGGTACTGTCGGCGACAGAACAGCTACGAGATGTCGTTTCTACCTTACCCGGAGTCGTCCATGCCGAGAGCTGTCCGGACCTGTGCCTGGACCCGGGACAATCACTGGTGAAGAGTGTGGTGGTGGAAAAGAAGCTGGATGGAGTGGTCCTGGCCAGTTGCTCGCCGTCGCTATACGAAAGGGCCTTTCACGAAGCGATGTCTTCAGCAGGTCTGGAGAGAGACCGGAGTCGGCTGGTAGATTTGAGACCTCACGGAAAGCAGGAGACAACCGTTGAGGGTACGATAAACATCGATGAGGCAACCGGGCGAATCTCCGGTGCGGTGAAGGAATTACGCGATGGTAAGCCTTCTTCGATTGTTACCGTTCCTGTCACGAAACGGGCGCTGGTCATCGGTGGCGGAATTGCCGGTATACAGGCTGCGCTGGATATTGCTGACGCCGGGTACCAGGTGCTTCTGGTAGAGAGGTCACCGAGTATCGGGGGGCATATGGCCCAGTATTCCGAGGTCTTCCCTACACTGGACTGTCCGCAGTGTATCCTGACACCGAAGATGGTGGAGGTCGGTCAACACCCGAATATCATTCTGCTCACATACGCCGAGGTGCAGCAGGTAAGTGGTACTGCCGGAAATTTCCGGGTCCGGATTATGCAGAAAGCGAGGAAAGTGAACACTGACATCTGCACCGGTTGTGGTGTTTGCTGGCAGAAATGCCCGGAAAACGTGCCCTCGGAATACGAGTCTGGTGTGGCAGAGCGTAAAGCCATTTACATTCCGTTTCCGCAAGCTGTACCGGCCAAAGCCGTGATTGATACCGAGCACTGTCGCTATATCCGGTACCAGCAGTTCATTGAAAACAAGGAGGAGGGCAAGAAACCGCCTCAGTGCCGTATTTGTGAGCGACTCTGTCCCGCTGGAGCAATCGATTGGGAGCAGCAACCGGAGATATTAACCGAAGAAGTTGGCGCTATTGTCGTGGCCACCGGTTTTGAGCTTATGCCAATGGAGCGGATACCGGAATACGCCGAAGACCCGGACGTCATTGACGGAATCCAGTTTGAGAGAATACTGGCACCCAA of the Dehalococcoidales bacterium genome contains:
- a CDS encoding CoB--CoM heterodisulfide reductase iron-sulfur subunit B family protein, with the translated sequence MELSYYPGCTLKTRARNFEDSAIAAMSVLGVNLVELPRWNCCGTVYSLADDDLVHHVAPVRNLIRVQEQGSNRVVTLCAFCYNTLKRADILMKNNPESRDTLNRFMDEEIDYDGQVAVVHLLQVLRDDLGWEFIAGKVKRPMDGLKVVPYYGCTLTRPEGAAIDRVERPVVLQNMLKTIGATVIDFPLATECCGAFEIVNNPDSVKERAHTILNMATGLGAEAIVVSCPLCSHNLGQVQTGIPIIYFTQLLALALGVEPERCGFDLNFGNTEEVLCEKGLLPGRT
- a CDS encoding 4Fe-4S dicluster domain-containing protein; the encoded protein is MRVKLSRASLRSEFCAKVSELSGQDLNLCYQCGKCSAGCPMSFAMDLLPNQVMRLVQLGLAEDIAGCKTIWLCASCLACTVRCPRGVDIARVMEALRLLSLRKNIDFVSPSQMGQEAIAELPQIALVSGFRKFTG
- a CDS encoding CoB--CoM heterodisulfide reductase iron-sulfur subunit A family protein, with translation MERIGIFLCHCSLSPLVLSATEQLRDVVSTLPGVVHAESCPDLCLDPGQSLVKSVVVEKKLDGVVLASCSPSLYERAFHEAMSSAGLERDRSRLVDLRPHGKQETTVEGTINIDEATGRISGAVKELRDGKPSSIVTVPVTKRALVIGGGIAGIQAALDIADAGYQVLLVERSPSIGGHMAQYSEVFPTLDCPQCILTPKMVEVGQHPNIILLTYAEVQQVSGTAGNFRVRIMQKARKVNTDICTGCGVCWQKCPENVPSEYESGVAERKAIYIPFPQAVPAKAVIDTEHCRYIRYQQFIENKEEGKKPPQCRICERLCPAGAIDWEQQPEILTEEVGAIVVATGFELMPMERIPEYAEDPDVIDGIQFERILAPNGPTAGAPFKPSDMATPREVVFVSCAGSRDPEHGVSHCSRVCCMYLAKQALLYREAVPDGKAYVFYIDTRTTGKRYEEFLQRVVDEGTQYIRGKVSRIFRNGEKLVVMGADTLSGRQVEVSCDLVVLGMAILPSPGIEDLAGKLGIDVNMYGFIMENHPKLSPLETTRPGIFLAGAAQGPKDIPDSVAQGSGAAAKVLSLFSHDEMTSELLPVMHNG